From a region of the Lactuca sativa cultivar Salinas chromosome 4, Lsat_Salinas_v11, whole genome shotgun sequence genome:
- the LOC128133735 gene encoding secreted RxLR effector protein 161-like has product MDTCASAKVPMGFGHKIFANPSGGALDEKKYNGMIGSLLYITASRPDIMFSTCFCARFQVNPKMSHLLAAKQIFRYLKGTKNFEIRYPANEIFLLKAYSDSNYGGLQLDRKSKSGRCQLLGGRLVSWSSKKQNCIALSTDKAKYIAASSCTSQVLWMKSQLLDYGYRFQRIPIYFDSQSAIAISHNPIQYSMTKHIDIWYHFIKDHVLNGNIELIFVPSNDEIANVFTKTLDETKFNGFLNKMELHVGI; this is encoded by the coding sequence ATGGACACCTGTGCCTCTGCCAAGGTACCTATGGGATTCGGTCACAAGATTTTTGCTAACCCTTCGGGAGGTGCACTCGATGAAAAGAAGTACAATGGAATGATTGGATCTTTACTTTATATCACAGCTAGTCGTCCGGACATCATGTTCTCCACATGTTTTTGTGCCAGATTTCAGGTCAACCCgaagatgtctcatcttttggcAGCCAAACAAATTTTTAGGTACCTTAAAGGTACTAAGAACTTCGAAATCCGGTACCCAGCAAATGAGATTTTCCTATTAAAAGCTTACTCAGATTCAAACTATGGTGGACTACAACTAGATAGAAAAAGCAAATCAGGTAGATGCCAATTATTAGGTGGTCGATTGGTgagttggtcatccaagaaacagaactgcATTGCTCTCTCTACAGACAAAGCCAAATATATTGCTGCTTCCAGCTGTACctctcaagttctatggatgaagtctcaactcttggattatggttaccgCTTTCAACGCATTCCCATCTATTTTGATTCTCAAAGTGCTATTGCAATTTCACACAATCCAATTCAGTACTCCATGACGAAGCACATCGACATATggtaccatttcataaaagaCCATGTTTTGAATGGGaacattgaactcatttttgttccatctaaCGATGAGATTGCTAATGTCTTTACCAAGACATTAGATGAGACCAAATTTAATGGCTTTCTGAACAAGATGG